The following proteins are co-located in the Triplophysa dalaica isolate WHDGS20190420 chromosome 2, ASM1584641v1, whole genome shotgun sequence genome:
- the LOC130413795 gene encoding SLIT and NTRK-like protein 1, with amino-acid sequence MLLWIVLLKAALCVAIGNVTRDVCKEQLCSCNAVEGDLHIDCEKKSLTNLHHLTGPSSQFYHLLLHGNSLSRLFPNEFANFYNAVSLHLENNGLHDIVPGAFLGLQLVKRLHINNNKIRSFKKSTFLGLDDLEYLQADFNLLRDIDPSVFRDLSKLEVLILNDNLISALPINVFQNVPITHLDLRGNRIKTLPYEGILEQIPGIVEVLLEDNPWDCNCDLVSLKEWLENIPQNALIGRVICEAPTRLQGNDLNETAETELCPSKNGMDTSLAAPPTQDEGPGRGPRPTPFKTTGGVTEAHSTGGGRNKGRPKARENWQLKTKPTAMTTGAVDRDLPSNSTCPQSCSCKLIGTRQGLGVNCEGKKIESVANLRPKPLGAHELNLRDNNIHSVKRNQLRGYHSLNLLDLGGNNIKVIDNGTFHNLTELRWLYMDKNYLDMLMAEMFVGLQNLEYLSLEYNDIQLVMPGTFSPMPSLRVLFLNNNLLKSLPVDAFLGVSLSKISLHNNYFTHLPLQGVLDQLNSIIQIDLHGNPWECSCKIVPFKQWTDKLGADVIVSDLKCESPESFWKRDFRRIRNDLMCPELNEKISPTSLSKNSTFPADTGTRPNSYLEPSRVSISVLVPGLLLVFVTSAFTVVGMLVFILRNRKRSKRRDGNSSASEINSLQTVCDSSYWHSGAYHADGPQRGYDCGSHPLSDK; translated from the coding sequence ATGCTGCTTTGGATTGTGTTGCTGAAGGCGGCTCTTTGTGTAGCTATTGGAAATGTTACAAGGGACGTGTGTAAGGAGCAGCTCTGCTCTTGCAATGCAGTCGAAGGCGATTTGCACATTGACTGCGAGAAAAAAAGCCTAACCAATCTGCACCATTTGACGGGTCCGAGCTCTCAGTTTTATCACCTACTGCTTCATGGGAATTCGCTGTCCAGGCTGTTCCCGAACGAGTTCGCTAACTTTTACAATGCCGTGAGCTTGCATTTGGAGAACAACGGCTTGCACGACATCGTGCCGGGCGCTTTCCTGGGACTGCAGCTAGTCAAACGGCTGCACATCAATAACAATAAGATACGCTCTTTTAAAAAGAGTACGTTCCTCGGTCTAGACGACCTGGAGTACCTTCAAGCCGACTTCAACCTGCTGAGGGACATCGACCCGTCGGTGTTCAGGGACCTGAGTAAGCTCGAAGTTTTAATCTTAAACGACAACCTCATTAGCGCGCTTCCCATTAACGTGTTTCAAAACGTCCCCATAACGCATCTCGACCTGAGGGGGAACCGAATCAAAACGTTGCCGTACGAGGGCATTCTAGAGCAGATACCTGGGATTGTGGAGGTTCTGCTGGAGGACAACCCGTGGGATTGTAACTGCGACCTGGTTTCCCTGAAGGAATGGCTGGAGAACATCCCGCAGAACGCGCTCATCGGAAGGGTCATTTGCGAGGCACCCACTCGACTGCAGGGGAACGACTTAAACGAAACAGCCGAGACGGAGCTGTGCCCTTCAAAGAACGGCATGGATACAAGTTTGGCTGCGCCGCCCACCCAGGACGAGGGCCCCGGTCGCGGCCCCCGTCCCACGCCCTTTAAAACCACCGGCGGGGTAACGGAGGCCCACAGCACTGGGGGAGGCCGTAACAAGGGGCGTCCGAAAGCGAGGGAGAATTGGCAACTAAAAACCAAGCCCACAGCGATGACAACAGGGGCAGTGGACAGAGACCTGCCATCCAATTCGACCTGTCCTCAGTCGTGTAGTTGTAAACTAATCGGAACCAGGCAAGGTCTCGGGGTTAACTGCGAGGGCAAAAAAATCGAGAGCGTGGCTAATCTCAGACCCAAACCGCTGGGCGCGCACGAGTTAAATCTGCGCGACAACAACATTCATAGCGTTAAAAGGAACCAGCTTAGAGGCTATCACAGCTTGAATCTGCTCGACCTGGGGGGGAATAACATCAAAGTGATCGACAACGGCACTTTTCACAATCTGACCGAGCTGAGGTGGCTTTACATGGACAAAAACTACTTGGATATGCTAATGGCAGAGATGTTCGTTGGACTTCAAAACCTGGAATATCTCAGTTTGGAATATAACGACATACAGCTCGTCATGCCGGGCACCTTTAGCCCCATGCCCAGTTTAAGGGTGCTCTTCTTAAATAACAACTTGCTCAAATCTCTCCCCGTGGATGCCTTCTTGGGGGTTTCTTTGTCGAAAATAAGCTTGCACAACAATTATTTCACACATCTGCCGCTGCAGGGCGTCTTAGATCAGCTCAACTCAATTATCCAGATCGATTTGCACGGGAACCCGTGGGAATGCTCGTGCAAAATCGTCCCCTTCAAACAATGGACAGACAAGCTCGGAGCAGATGTCATCGTGAGCGACCTGAAATGCGAATCCCCCGAGAGCTTCTGGAAACGGGATTTCCGACGCATCAGAAACGatttgatgtgccctgagctcAACGAAAAAATCTCCCCCACCTCCCTCTCCAAAAACAGCACTTTCCCAGCAGACACGGGCACGCGCCCCAACTCCTATCTGGAGCCTAGCAGAGTGTCCATATCTGTGCTCGTGCCCGGTCTACTATTGGTTTTCGTGACGTCTGCCTTCACCGTGGTCGGAATGCTCGTCTTTATTCTGCGCAATCGCAAGAGATCGAAACGGAGAGATGGAAACTCTTCTGCGTCAGAGATCAATTCTTTACAGACAGTTTGCGACTCGTCCTATTGGCACAGTGGAGCTTATCACGCGGACGGTCCCCAAAGAGGTTACGACTGTGGTTCGCACCCCCTCTCCGACAAATGA